One window from the genome of Maylandia zebra isolate NMK-2024a linkage group LG18, Mzebra_GT3a, whole genome shotgun sequence encodes:
- the zgc:113531 gene encoding von Willebrand factor C domain-containing protein 2-like encodes MEKLVRERLSLARGIRTVLLALVLCAQACFGFSVAGQQESTCEANGSIYYMGEWYFLDSDHCTQCECTAEGSVCARTECTSLPAACIHVSHYPTDCCPRCEKIGCEYRGVVYELGQNFQPSECEQCTCDSDGIARCLVADCAPPPCVNPVYQPGKCCPECKEGPNCYVDGSRSKVIPAGEPIWVDSCTKCRCHDGQDAGYWEGNRLATCSRLRNCKPHQPPTQKN; translated from the exons ATGGAAAAGCttgtgagagagcgcctttccTTAGCGCGCGGGATACGCACGGTCCTTCTGGCACTCGTACTTTGCGCGCAGGCTTGTTTTGGCTTTTCGGTCGCTGGACAGCAGGAGAGCACCTGCGAGGCCAATGGCAGCATTTACTACATGGGAGAATGGTATTTCCTGGACTCTGATCACTGCACTCAATGTGAGTGCACCGCTGAGGGTTCCGTGTGTGCCCGCACTGAATGCACCTCTCTCCCAGCTGCATGTATCCACGTTAGCCACTACCCCACCGACTGCTGCCCCAGGTGTGAAAAAATTGGGTGCGAGTATCGAGGGGTGGTGTACGAGCTAGGACAGAACTTCCAG cCATCAGAATGTGAGCAGTGCACTTGTGACAGTGATGGCATTGCCCGCTGTCTTGTGGCAGATTGTGCGCCTCCACCATGTGTCAACCCTGTCTATCAGCCTGGGAAGTGCTGCCCTGAATGCAAGGAGG GTCCTAACTGCTATGTTGATGGATCACGCAGTAAAGTGATTCCTGCAGGAGAGCCCATCTGGGTTGACTCCTGCACCAAGTGTCGTTGTCATGACGGCCAAGATGCTGGTTACTGGGAGGGAAACCGCCTCGCCACCTGTTCCCGCCTCAGAAACTGTAAACCTCACCAGCCGCCCACCCAGAAAAACTGA